From a single Desulfobaccales bacterium genomic region:
- a CDS encoding rubredoxin has protein sequence MKQYQCQVCGYIYDPAQGDPDNHVAANTPFDKLPPDWVCPICGAGQDQFTPVD, from the coding sequence ATGAAGCAATATCAGTGTCAGGTATGTGGCTATATTTATGATCCTGCCCAGGGAGACCCGGACAATCACGTCGCCGCCAACACCCCTTTCGATAAATTGCCGCCGGACTGGGTCTGCCCCATTTGCGGCGCCGGCCAGGACCAATTTACCCCGGTGGATTAA
- a CDS encoding ribonuclease R family protein: protein MLRFGHMEPGDIVEFFEEKRIFCAVVLDLKGERLQVLSQSSREMTLAPKRVLHAGPRLAIATLSRQEMLNRLDDTARTREALKADINLEELWELLASEDQAVSVAEMADLWFGQVDPDHVAATGRSLRDDRFLFKLKEGLVIPNPKEVVELLKEQLNRESTRRQEAEEIGAWLKVVSEGQAAAAGPWKDRVVELLRQMAVFGVEAPDYLEGKAILDKARLNPAEAPFRLLVWLGVFQEDEDLDLHRLEVPLEFPPEALALARQLAQTSPPDLYAAKRRDLTHLEIITIDGERTRDYDDALSLEAVADGWRLGIHIADVSSQVLPQTSLDLEAQARGTSIYLPERRLPMLPEELSEDTVSLLVHQERLALSFLVTLTPDAELKDWEIVPSLIKVQRRLTYHEVDSLLDQDQQLATLYHLSRRLKERRLAKGGYELKLPEVWITFTPQGETQIVVEDQETVSRQLVAEAMVLANSLAAQFLADNGIAALYRGQPDPREPIKPAPDKTLLELWQDRRRLSRVVMDLTPSPHWGLGLPCYTFATSPIRRYLDLVIHRQLLAVVSGHPPIYTPDDLEQILATIEPAMRRAGQLKTRRLRYWLLKHLSTRVGQRLEALVLDSLPHRYRLMFPDILLELFMAGPASVKLSPGDTVLVRLDRVNPRADQIKVSLA from the coding sequence TTGTTACGTTTTGGCCACATGGAACCCGGCGATATTGTCGAATTTTTCGAAGAAAAGCGCATTTTCTGCGCCGTCGTCCTGGATCTGAAGGGCGAACGGCTCCAGGTGTTGAGCCAGTCCAGCCGCGAAATGACCCTGGCTCCCAAGCGTGTCCTCCATGCCGGCCCCCGTCTGGCTATCGCCACCCTGTCCCGCCAGGAGATGTTGAACCGCCTGGACGATACCGCCCGGACACGCGAGGCCCTCAAGGCTGACATCAATCTGGAAGAACTGTGGGAGCTTTTGGCTTCCGAAGACCAGGCCGTGTCGGTGGCCGAGATGGCTGACCTGTGGTTTGGCCAGGTCGACCCTGACCACGTTGCTGCCACGGGCCGGAGCCTCAGGGACGACCGCTTTCTCTTTAAGCTGAAAGAAGGCCTGGTCATCCCCAACCCAAAAGAAGTAGTGGAGCTCCTGAAGGAACAGCTCAACCGGGAATCAACGCGCCGCCAGGAGGCCGAAGAGATCGGCGCCTGGCTGAAGGTAGTCTCGGAAGGCCAGGCCGCGGCGGCCGGCCCCTGGAAAGACCGGGTTGTCGAGCTCTTGCGCCAGATGGCGGTGTTTGGGGTCGAGGCCCCAGATTATCTCGAGGGCAAGGCCATATTGGACAAAGCCCGGCTCAACCCGGCGGAGGCCCCGTTTCGCCTGCTGGTCTGGCTGGGGGTCTTTCAGGAAGATGAAGACCTTGACCTCCACCGGCTGGAAGTCCCTCTAGAATTCCCCCCGGAGGCCCTGGCCCTGGCCCGGCAGTTGGCCCAGACCTCGCCTCCCGATCTTTATGCGGCAAAGCGGCGTGATCTAACCCATCTTGAGATCATTACCATTGACGGGGAGCGCACCCGGGATTACGACGACGCCTTGAGCCTGGAAGCAGTGGCGGACGGCTGGCGCCTGGGGATTCACATCGCCGACGTCTCGTCCCAGGTGTTGCCCCAAACCTCACTGGATTTGGAGGCCCAGGCCCGGGGCACCTCCATTTACCTGCCTGAGCGGCGGCTGCCGATGCTGCCGGAGGAACTCTCGGAAGACACCGTCAGCCTGCTGGTCCACCAGGAGCGCCTGGCCTTAAGCTTTCTGGTCACCTTAACCCCTGACGCAGAGCTCAAAGACTGGGAGATCGTCCCCAGCCTTATTAAGGTCCAGCGGCGCCTGACCTACCATGAAGTCGACAGTCTCCTGGACCAGGATCAGCAACTCGCCACGCTGTACCATCTGTCCCGCCGTCTCAAGGAACGGCGCCTGGCCAAAGGCGGCTACGAGCTGAAGCTGCCCGAAGTCTGGATCACCTTCACACCCCAGGGCGAAACTCAGATCGTGGTGGAAGACCAGGAGACGGTCAGCCGCCAACTGGTGGCCGAGGCCATGGTCTTGGCCAACTCCCTCGCCGCTCAATTCCTGGCGGATAACGGCATTGCCGCCCTCTACCGCGGCCAGCCTGACCCTCGGGAGCCTATCAAACCCGCGCCGGACAAAACCCTTCTGGAACTCTGGCAGGATCGACGCCGTTTAAGCCGCGTGGTAATGGACCTGACGCCGTCGCCCCACTGGGGTTTGGGGCTGCCCTGCTACACCTTTGCCACCTCTCCCATCCGCCGCTACCTGGATCTGGTGATTCACCGCCAGCTCCTGGCCGTGGTGAGTGGCCATCCGCCCATCTACACGCCTGATGACCTGGAGCAGATCCTGGCCACCATCGAGCCGGCCATGCGCCGGGCCGGGCAGTTGAAAACCCGGCGCCTCCGCTACTGGCTCTTAAAGCACCTGTCAACCCGGGTCGGACAACGGCTTGAGGCCCTGGTGCTGGACAGCCTGCCGCACCGCT
- a CDS encoding GNAT family N-acetyltransferase, with protein sequence MAYHKEGVLKDGSRVILRPMVKEDREKLLEFFRGLDARALSFLRNDVRDPAVIDRWVNHIDLNRVFPLVAEAEGRIVGDVTLHMRKLGWKRHVGNVRVVVANDYQHRGLGTLLINEIVELAGEFGLEKLVAEVHLQALGAIAVFKKAGFSVKAVFEDLVKDPAGQSSDLVVMVCDTQAQDRKE encoded by the coding sequence ATGGCTTACCACAAAGAGGGGGTGCTGAAAGACGGCAGCCGGGTGATCCTGCGGCCCATGGTGAAGGAGGACCGGGAGAAACTGCTGGAATTCTTTCGGGGTCTCGATGCCAGGGCATTGAGCTTCCTGCGCAATGACGTACGGGACCCGGCCGTGATCGATCGTTGGGTGAACCACATCGACTTAAACCGGGTCTTTCCCCTGGTGGCGGAAGCCGAGGGCCGGATAGTGGGGGATGTTACCCTGCACATGCGCAAGCTGGGCTGGAAAAGGCATGTGGGCAACGTGCGGGTAGTGGTGGCTAACGACTACCAACACCGGGGTTTGGGCACTCTCCTGATTAACGAAATCGTCGAGCTGGCCGGGGAATTCGGCCTGGAAAAGCTGGTGGCCGAGGTTCACCTCCAGGCGCTGGGAGCTATTGCCGTGTTCAAAAAGGCGGGGTTTTCCGTCAAGGCCGTGTTCGAGGACCTGGTCAAGGACCCGGCCGGCCAGAGCAGCGACCTGGTGGTCATGGTCTGTGACACCCAGGCTCAGGACCGCAAGGAGTAA
- a CDS encoding VOC family protein, which yields MTIPRMTVITLGVTDLAKAARFYATIFGISPNSENEGISFFELPGVWLTLYPIEKLAEDISPQLSPTRSGFNGITLAYNARSRDEVVAIFKEVEAAGASIAKAPEDTFWGGFSGYFADLDGYYWEVVWGPMFDFAPDGSLGFKK from the coding sequence ATGACCATTCCCCGCATGACCGTTATCACTCTCGGGGTGACGGACCTGGCGAAGGCCGCCAGATTCTACGCAACTATTTTTGGGATTTCCCCAAACTCCGAGAATGAAGGGATCTCGTTTTTCGAGCTGCCCGGTGTCTGGCTGACGCTCTATCCGATCGAGAAGTTGGCCGAAGACATTTCACCCCAATTGTCTCCCACCCGCAGTGGTTTCAACGGCATAACTCTGGCGTACAACGCCCGAAGCAGGGACGAAGTCGTGGCCATTTTCAAAGAGGTCGAGGCTGCGGGCGCTTCTATTGCCAAAGCCCCGGAAGACACCTTCTGGGGTGGTTTTAGTGGCTATTTCGCCGACCTGGATGGCTACTACTGGGAAGTGGTTTGGGGTCCGATGTTCGACTTTGCGCCTGACGGTTCTTTGGGCTTCAAAAAGTAG
- a CDS encoding HAD family hydrolase — protein MQENDNLIKLVAFDCDGVLFDSRPANIAFYNGTLSHFGRPLLSPEAVDYIHSHTVGESLEHIFKGYANYEAVLDFARDFDYSPFIAMMVEEPHLREFLQFVRRERYTALATNRTTTTGAVLNYHRLADDFDLVISAQDVSRPKPDPEAFVRILAHFNLAPFEAIYIGDSRVDEHFAANAGVPFVAYRNPSLQADYYLESFAAGPDLISSLS, from the coding sequence ATGCAGGAGAACGATAACTTGATCAAACTGGTAGCCTTTGATTGCGACGGGGTGCTGTTCGATTCCCGTCCGGCCAACATCGCCTTTTATAACGGCACTCTCAGCCACTTCGGCCGTCCGCTCTTGAGCCCCGAGGCTGTGGACTATATCCACAGCCACACCGTGGGGGAATCTTTGGAGCACATCTTTAAGGGCTATGCCAATTATGAGGCGGTCTTGGACTTCGCCCGCGACTTCGATTACTCCCCTTTTATCGCCATGATGGTGGAGGAGCCGCACCTCAGAGAGTTTCTGCAGTTTGTGCGCCGTGAGCGCTACACCGCGCTGGCGACCAACCGCACCACCACTACCGGGGCTGTCCTCAATTATCACCGGCTGGCGGACGACTTTGACCTGGTGATTTCAGCCCAGGACGTCAGCCGGCCCAAGCCCGACCCGGAAGCTTTTGTGCGCATCCTGGCCCATTTCAACCTGGCGCCCTTTGAGGCCATCTATATTGGGGACTCCCGGGTGGATGAGCACTTCGCGGCCAATGCCGGGGTGCCCTTTGTGGCTTACCGCAACCCCAGCCTGCAGGCCGACTACTACCTGGAGTCCTTCGCAGCCGGCCCGGACCTGATCAGCTCCCTCAGCTAA
- the lepB gene encoding signal peptidase I, whose amino-acid sequence MKYKDTGVRSGALKKPFWREYGESLFIAVILALVLRAFLVQAFSIPSGSMQPTLLIGDYLLVSKFSYGIRNPFSNKVWIPIGEPKRGDVVVFIFPQDPTKDYIKRVIGLPGDRIQITNKKVYVNGKEYETPQAVNDDPLIIPPPQSPTESPRDNLAPVVVPANSYFCMGDNRDHSYDSRFWGFVPMDNLRGKAIIIYFSWQGPPGEPFVQAFAGGLKGLVYNFQWNTDDFRVRWDRIGKIIH is encoded by the coding sequence ATGAAATATAAAGACACAGGCGTGCGATCCGGTGCGCTAAAGAAGCCCTTCTGGCGAGAATACGGGGAGTCCCTGTTTATCGCTGTCATCCTGGCCCTGGTGCTCCGGGCCTTTCTGGTCCAAGCTTTCTCTATCCCTTCCGGCTCCATGCAGCCGACACTCCTCATCGGCGATTATCTCCTGGTGAGTAAGTTTAGCTACGGCATCCGCAACCCATTTTCCAACAAGGTCTGGATTCCCATCGGCGAGCCTAAGCGGGGGGATGTGGTCGTCTTCATCTTCCCCCAGGACCCCACCAAAGATTATATCAAGCGGGTTATCGGCCTTCCCGGCGACCGCATCCAGATCACCAACAAAAAAGTCTATGTCAACGGTAAGGAGTATGAGACCCCTCAGGCGGTTAACGACGATCCGTTAATTATCCCACCCCCGCAAAGCCCCACCGAGTCGCCCCGGGATAACCTGGCGCCGGTGGTGGTGCCGGCCAACTCCTATTTCTGTATGGGGGACAACCGGGATCACAGCTATGACAGCCGCTTCTGGGGGTTCGTCCCCATGGATAACCTGCGGGGCAAGGCCATTATCATTTATTTTTCCTGGCAGGGGCCACCGGGCGAGCCTTTTGTGCAGGCCTTTGCCGGAGGGTTAAAAGGTCTCGTTTACAATTTCCAATGGAATACCGATGACTTCCGCGTGCGGTGGGACCGTATCGGCAAGATCATTCATTAA
- a CDS encoding metallophosphoesterase family protein produces the protein MRLAIIADIHSNLEALSSVLAQIDQEGVEVVLNLGDLVGYNASPNECLELLKTRTVWSLAGNHDLALFDAERAQHFNIIAHQALMWCREQVRPEFLAFLQGLPLLREQPGSFLACHGTPASPDTYIAYHFQGKRVLKHLLSHPQTRVCFFGHTHRRALWYRDIRGKVALRQISPKKIRLSPEEHYLINPGSVGQPRDGNPEACYAIFDDKEFTIHFKSAPYDIGGAQHRILAAGLPAFLAERLAQGT, from the coding sequence ATGCGACTGGCCATAATTGCCGATATACATAGTAACTTGGAAGCGCTTTCGAGCGTGCTGGCCCAGATCGACCAAGAGGGGGTTGAGGTTGTCCTGAATCTGGGCGACCTGGTGGGCTATAATGCCAGTCCCAATGAATGCCTGGAGTTGCTCAAGACCCGGACGGTGTGGAGTCTGGCGGGGAACCATGACCTGGCCCTGTTCGATGCGGAACGGGCCCAGCATTTTAATATCATCGCCCACCAGGCCCTGATGTGGTGCCGGGAGCAGGTCCGACCGGAATTTTTGGCATTTCTCCAAGGTCTGCCCTTGTTGCGGGAGCAGCCGGGCTCGTTTCTCGCCTGCCACGGCACCCCTGCCAGCCCCGATACCTATATCGCTTATCACTTCCAGGGCAAAAGGGTCTTGAAGCACTTGCTCAGCCATCCGCAAACCCGGGTGTGTTTTTTCGGTCACACCCATCGGCGGGCTTTGTGGTACCGTGATATTCGGGGGAAGGTAGCCCTGCGCCAGATCTCACCTAAGAAAATAAGGTTATCCCCGGAGGAGCATTATCTCATCAATCCCGGCAGCGTGGGCCAACCCCGGGATGGCAACCCCGAAGCGTGCTACGCTATCTTCGACGATAAGGAGTTTACCATCCACTTCAAGTCGGCCCCTTATGATATAGGCGGGGCGCAACACCGCATCCTGGCCGCCGGACTGCCGGCCTTTCTGGCCGAGCGTCTGGCCCAGGGGACGTGA
- a CDS encoding aminopeptidase P family protein: MTNIEILRLTALRELFPTHELDALLVSGPENRRYVSGFTADDPDWGMLLITAREAVLLTDFRYQIWAEQEAGDFEVFIYKVDLGETLAGLLKNLRVSRLGFEAAHLTYWQYQRLTKKVADAGLTVTWQPTEGLVEGLRQRKTAAELAVMRRALTLTETVMRQVEGELAPGLTERQVAWEIEKRLREGGAEGLAFPSIVAAGPNSARPHHHPGDYVIKAGEPIIIDMGAKVDGYCADMTRTFILGPPDEDFRKIYSLVHQAQAKAEAELKAGMDSLAGDALAREVITAGGYGEAFGHSLGHGVGLAVHESPSLSPAEARRVALPDGCVVTVEPGIYLSGWGGVRLEDMVRLTPEGAEVMNTPGYFYEW; encoded by the coding sequence ATGACCAACATTGAGATACTGCGTTTAACGGCCCTCCGGGAGCTGTTCCCTACCCATGAGCTTGACGCCCTCCTGGTTTCCGGTCCCGAGAACCGCCGTTATGTAAGCGGGTTTACCGCCGATGATCCCGACTGGGGCATGCTCCTCATTACCGCCCGGGAGGCTGTGCTCCTCACTGATTTCCGCTATCAGATCTGGGCCGAGCAGGAGGCCGGGGACTTTGAGGTGTTCATCTATAAAGTCGACCTGGGGGAAACCTTGGCCGGTCTCCTGAAGAACCTCAGGGTGAGCCGCCTGGGTTTTGAAGCCGCGCATCTCACCTACTGGCAGTACCAACGCCTGACCAAGAAAGTGGCAGACGCTGGGCTCACGGTCACCTGGCAGCCCACGGAAGGGCTGGTGGAAGGCCTCAGGCAGCGGAAGACCGCGGCTGAGTTGGCCGTCATGCGCCGTGCCCTTACGTTGACCGAAACCGTGATGCGCCAGGTGGAAGGCGAACTCGCCCCGGGTCTTACCGAGCGGCAGGTGGCCTGGGAGATCGAAAAGCGTCTGAGGGAAGGGGGGGCCGAAGGCCTGGCTTTTCCGTCCATCGTGGCCGCTGGCCCTAACAGTGCCCGGCCCCATCACCACCCGGGTGACTATGTCATTAAGGCCGGGGAACCCATCATCATTGACATGGGGGCCAAAGTCGACGGTTACTGCGCCGACATGACCCGGACCTTTATCCTGGGACCTCCGGATGAAGACTTTCGGAAAATCTATTCTCTGGTACATCAGGCCCAGGCCAAAGCGGAGGCCGAACTCAAGGCCGGCATGGACAGTCTGGCCGGTGATGCCCTGGCTCGGGAGGTGATTACCGCAGGGGGCTACGGTGAGGCCTTTGGCCATTCCCTGGGCCACGGGGTGGGATTGGCGGTACATGAATCACCCAGCTTGAGCCCCGCCGAAGCCAGGCGAGTGGCGTTGCCGGACGGGTGCGTGGTCACGGTGGAACCGGGGATTTACCTCAGCGGCTGGGGCGGCGTCCGCCTGGAGGACATGGTGCGGCTCACCCCTGAGGGGGCCGAGGTGATGAATACCCCTGGATATTTTTATGAGTGGTAG
- a CDS encoding PilZ domain-containing protein, protein MDERRRAKRISVYLEIKEINHKPLGDTYLLNISETGAKIDTPIKYAAGDPVEFSFILPDMAKEIHRSGQVVWVLPHPSKPGRSLVGLDFSTPWEIGRRVK, encoded by the coding sequence ATGGATGAGCGACGCCGGGCTAAACGCATATCAGTCTATTTGGAAATCAAAGAGATTAACCATAAACCTTTGGGGGATACCTATTTATTGAACATTAGCGAGACCGGGGCTAAAATCGATACGCCGATAAAATATGCCGCCGGAGACCCGGTGGAGTTCAGTTTTATTCTGCCTGACATGGCAAAAGAGATTCACCGCAGCGGACAGGTGGTCTGGGTTCTGCCCCACCCCTCCAAGCCGGGACGCTCCCTGGTGGGATTAGACTTCTCCACCCCCTGGGAGATCGGCAGAAGAGTGAAATAA